In Brachyhypopomus gauderio isolate BG-103 unplaced genomic scaffold, BGAUD_0.2 sc75, whole genome shotgun sequence, the following proteins share a genomic window:
- the brdt gene encoding bromodomain testis-specific protein isoform X1 has translation MSNTMVTLSGNPTPPEYRNPRKPGRLTNQLQYLEKVVVRTLWRHQFSWPFRQPVDAVQLNIPDYYTIIKKPMDLNTIKKRLENNYYWKSLECIEDFNTMFTNCYVYNRPGDDVVLMAQALEKLFLEKVAEMPQEECEIAVVTNKAPLKGRRRSSAAGLVKMRPQSPVSEVVFQQTVTVIPPEALHTIPPLSAQLQANLKRGIKRKADTTTPTALAVTSSESSPCITEPKVLKLFSRRGSGRPIKPPRKDLLESPQQHQVGRRCKLSERLKYCCGILKEMLAKKHGAYAWPFYKPVDAQALGLHDYHEIIHQPMDLGTIKKKMDAREYTDALQFAADIRLMFSNCYKYNPPTHEIVTMARKLQDVFESRFAKIPDEPRDPGHGQTPVPRKMKEREDSPSSSETSSMGSSVSESSSDTDEEDEEERATRLANLEEQLMAVRAQLQLLTQTPLLKPKKKEKSKKERRKKDERKGGEAKKPVPSKVQKRARSKLSGRNKDSWEYGSEEEEPALPMCYDEKRRLSLDINKLPGDKLGKVVNIIKAREPLLRDTDPEEIEIDFEALKPSTLRALERFVVTCLRKKPKKPEEKKQQKVSKVEKMKEPVKQNSGEVPSSTKRTKAKCEALAADPMQLARLSRLSGSSSSSSSGSDSTSTDSSSSDSSDSDSEHKPKKKPNKAAGHGCKMQNKSSKRNGPPQPKGSQCGISSRRSPPAADSREVSAHTEACRRLPADHTLSPALHSQLPAQPSRPSAKAAPLIRKTWPALSNVASPPDHALPPPSHPPVLGPSSQHAPLTANPSPSPAQPGSSGDPSSARVSPVSATPDPALPLSEELLVGSSPSLGPAQLHSQEPLPSPHPPASPEKPVLKAREGFPALLSPLISPGRPSATSEAPGTRPQLVTKYESCPGRSSSQVSPEDPSHVLLSSAQLHTVPGSKPAGGGDLCKLSQDVKLSMAKTDIVLKNADSWTSLGKMAALAPSALRSSKESFQQFRKVAMEKEERERARKLQMEAGQERGSSDKSSLTQLHANTKPETLAPLLEVEHAEPPVMAAVVDVPKDPEPQPSPPQNSVDHAREVARKREQERRRREAMSGIIDMTMQSDIMATFEKNLD, from the exons ATGTCAAACACAATGGTCACGTTGAGCGGCAACCCCACTCCCCCCGAGTACAGGAACCCCAGAAAGCCAGGGCGACTCACCAACCAGCTGCAGTACCTGGAGAAGGTGGTGGTCAGAACCCTCTGGAGGCATCAGTTCTCCTGGCCTTTCAGGCAGCCTGTGGATGCTGTTCAGCTCAACATACCT GATTATTATACAATCATTAAAAAGCCGATGGATTTGAACACCATCAAAAAACGTCTTGAGAATAATTATTATTGGAAGTCACTGGAATGCATTGAAGATTTCAACACAATGTTCACAAATTGCTATGTGTACAATCGG CCTGGGGACGACGTGGTTCTGATGGCTCAAGCGCTTGAGAAGCTTTTCCTGGAGAAGGTGGCGGAGATGccgcaggaggagtgtgagaTCGCTGTGGTCACCAACAAGGCACCTCTGAAAGGACGGAGGAGATCGTCAGCAG CAGGACTGGTGAAAATGAGGCCACAGTCCCCTGTGTCTGAGGTAGTCTTTCAGCAAACTGTGACTGTCATTCCTCCCGAGGCCCTCCACACCATTCCTCCCCTGTCTGCACAGCTCCAAGCCAAT TTGAAAAGGGGCATAAAGAGGAAAGCAGACACCACAACCCCTACCGCATTGGCCGTAACCAGCAGTGAGTCTTCACCTTGCATCACCGAACCAAAGGTCCTGAAGTTGTTCTCTCGGCGGGGTAGCGGGCGACCCATCAAACCGCCCCGCAAAGACCTGCTGGAGTCCCCCCAACAGCACCAGGTGGGGCGGAGGTGCAAGCTGTCTGAGCGACTCAAATACTGCTGCGGCATCCTGAAGGAGATGTTGGCCAAGAAGCACGGGGCGTATGCCTGGCCCTTCTACAAGCCCGTGGACGCCCAGGCGCTTGGTCTTCATGACTATCACGAGATCATTCATCAGCCCATGGACCTGGGCACCATCAAA AAAAAGATGGATGCGCGGGAGTACACAGACGCTTTGCAGTTCGCCGCAGACATACGACTAATGTTCTCAAACTGTTACAAAtacaacccacccacacacgaGATTGTGACCATGGCCAGAAagctccag GATGTCTTCGAGTCCCGCTTTGCCAAGATTCCAGACGAACCCAGAGATCCGGGGCATGGACAGACCCCCGTGCCTCGAaaaatgaaggagagagaagacagCCCGTCCAGCTCGGAGACCTCCAGCATGGGGTCTTCTGTGTCGGAAAGCTCGTCCGACACggatgaagaggatgaggaggagagagcgACGCGCCTGGCTAATCTGGAGGAGCAG CTGATGGCAGTGCGTGCGCAGCTGCAGTTGCTCACCCAGACGCCCCTCCTGAAGCCCAAAAAGAAAGAGAAGTCgaagaaggagagaaggaaaaAAGACGAGCGGAAAGGTGGTGAAGCGAAGAAGCCTGTGCCGTCGAAGGTGCAGAAGAGAGCCCGCAGTAAGCTCTCAGG GCGGAATAAGGACAGCTGGGAGTACGGGTCTGAAGAGGAGGAGCCCGCCCTGCCCATGTGCTACGATGAGAAGCGCCGTCTCAGCTTGGACATCAACAAGCTTCCCGGAGACAAACTGGGCAAAGTGGTGAACATCATCAAGGCCAGAGAGCCACTACTCAGGGACACAGACCCCGAGGAGATCGAGATCGACTTTGAGGCACTGAAGCCCTCCACGCTGAGAGCTCTGGAGAGGTTTGTCGTGACCTGCCTCAGGAAGAAACCCAAGAAACCCGAGG AGAAAAAGCAACAGAAGGTCTCAAAAGTGGAGAAGATGAAGGAGCCAGTCAAACAGAACAGTGGTGAAGTGCCAAGCTCAACCAAGAGAACAAAGGCTAAGT GTGAAGCTCTGGCAGCAGACCCCATGCAGCTGGCTCGCCTCTCCCGCCTCAGtggcagcagcagcagctcctCGTCTGGCTCCGACAGCACTAGTACTGACTCTAGCTCCTCTGATAGCAGTGACTCTGACTCAG AGCACAAACCTAAGAAGAAGCCAAACAAAGCTGCCGGTCATGGctgcaaaatgcaaaacaag AGCTCCAAGCGGAACGGGCCTCCCCAGCCGAAGGGCTCCCAGTGTGGCATCTCCTCCAGGCGCTCACCCCCTGCTGCAGACTCCAGGGAGGTGTCTGCACACACGGAGGCGTGCAGAAGGCTGCCCGCtgaccacaccctctccccag CCCTACACAGCCAGCTCCCCGCCCAGCCCTCCAGACCCAGTGCCAAAGCAGCTCCTCTTATTCGCAAAACCTGGCCCGCCCTCTCTAATGTTGCATCACCACCAGACCACGCCCTGCcacctccctctcacccccccgtCCTCGGCCCCTCGTCACAACACGCCCCACTTACAGCCAACCCGTCCCCTTCACCCGCTCAGCCCGGGAGCTCAGGAGATCCGTCCTCCGCCCGTGTTTCTCCAGTCTCTGCCACCCCAGACcccgccctccctctctcagagGAGCTCCTGGTTGGCTCCTCCCCTTCCCTAGGCCCCGCCCAGCTCCACTCACAGGAGCCCTTGCCCAGCCCTCACCCTCCTGCTAGCCCAGAGAAGCCTGTGTTGAAGGCTCGGGAAG GTTTCCCCGCTCTCCTGTCTCCGTTAATCTCTCCTGGACGACCTTCTGCAACATCAGAAGCACCTGGAACAAGACCACAGCTTGTCACAAAGTATGAG tCATGTCCAGGGCGGTCCTCTTCACAGGTCAGTCCAGAAGACCCCAGCCATGTGCTGCTGTCCTCGGCTCAGCTGCACACAGTGCCTG GGAGCAAACCTGCAGGAGGAGGCGATTTATGCAAGTTAAGCCAAGACGTCAAACTCAGCATGGCTAAAACG GACATCGTTCTGAAGAACGCAGACTCGTGGACGAGCCTGGGCAAGATGGCCGCTCTCGCACCCTCTGCTCTTCGCTCTTCAAAAGAGAGCTTCCAGCAGTTCCGCAAGGTTGCCATGGAGAAGGAGGAGCGGGAGAGGGCGCGTAAGCTCCAGATGGAGGCGGGCCAAGAGAGGGGCTCCTCGGATAAGAGCAG CCTGACGCAGCTGCATGCCAACACCAAGCCAGAGACCCTGGCCCCCCTGCTGGAGGTGGAGCACGCAGAACCTCCTGTGATGGCAGCCGTCGTAGACGTCCCGAAAGACCCAGAGCCTCAGCCCAGTCCCCCGCAGAACTCTGTGGACCACGCGAGGGAGGTGGCCCGCAAGAGGGAACAGGAGAGACGCAGACGGGAGGCC
- the brdt gene encoding bromodomain testis-specific protein isoform X3 has protein sequence MSNTMVTLSGNPTPPEYRNPRKPGRLTNQLQYLEKVVVRTLWRHQFSWPFRQPVDAVQLNIPDYYTIIKKPMDLNTIKKRLENNYYWKSLECIEDFNTMFTNCYVYNRPGDDVVLMAQALEKLFLEKVAEMPQEECEIAVVTNKAPLKGRRRSSAAGLVKMRPQSPVSEVVFQQTVTVIPPEALHTIPPLSAQLQANLKRGIKRKADTTTPTALAVTSSESSPCITEPKVLKLFSRRGSGRPIKPPRKDLLESPQQHQVGRRCKLSERLKYCCGILKEMLAKKHGAYAWPFYKPVDAQALGLHDYHEIIHQPMDLGTIKKKMDAREYTDALQFAADIRLMFSNCYKYNPPTHEIVTMARKLQDVFESRFAKIPDEPRDPGHGQTPVPRKMKEREDSPSSSETSSMGSSVSESSSDTDEEDEEERATRLANLEEQLMAVRAQLQLLTQTPLLKPKKKEKSKKERRKKDERKGGEAKKPVPSKVQKRARSKLSGRNKDSWEYGSEEEEPALPMCYDEKRRLSLDINKLPGDKLGKVVNIIKAREPLLRDTDPEEIEIDFEALKPSTLRALERFVVTCLRKKPKKPEEKKQQKVSKVEKMKEPVKQNSGEVPSSTKRTKAKCEALAADPMQLARLSRLSGSSSSSSSGSDSTSTDSSSSDSSDSDSEHKPKKKPNKAAGHGCKMQNKSSKRNGPPQPKGSQCGISSRRSPPAADSREVSAHTEACRRLPADHTLSPGFPALLSPLISPGRPSATSEAPGTRPQLVTKYESCPGRSSSQVSPEDPSHVLLSSAQLHTVPGSKPAGGGDLCKLSQDVKLSMAKTDIVLKNADSWTSLGKMAALAPSALRSSKESFQQFRKVAMEKEERERARKLQMEAGQERGSSDKSSLTQLHANTKPETLAPLLEVEHAEPPVMAAVVDVPKDPEPQPSPPQNSVDHAREVARKREQERRRREAMSGIIDMTMQSDIMATFEKNLD, from the exons ATGTCAAACACAATGGTCACGTTGAGCGGCAACCCCACTCCCCCCGAGTACAGGAACCCCAGAAAGCCAGGGCGACTCACCAACCAGCTGCAGTACCTGGAGAAGGTGGTGGTCAGAACCCTCTGGAGGCATCAGTTCTCCTGGCCTTTCAGGCAGCCTGTGGATGCTGTTCAGCTCAACATACCT GATTATTATACAATCATTAAAAAGCCGATGGATTTGAACACCATCAAAAAACGTCTTGAGAATAATTATTATTGGAAGTCACTGGAATGCATTGAAGATTTCAACACAATGTTCACAAATTGCTATGTGTACAATCGG CCTGGGGACGACGTGGTTCTGATGGCTCAAGCGCTTGAGAAGCTTTTCCTGGAGAAGGTGGCGGAGATGccgcaggaggagtgtgagaTCGCTGTGGTCACCAACAAGGCACCTCTGAAAGGACGGAGGAGATCGTCAGCAG CAGGACTGGTGAAAATGAGGCCACAGTCCCCTGTGTCTGAGGTAGTCTTTCAGCAAACTGTGACTGTCATTCCTCCCGAGGCCCTCCACACCATTCCTCCCCTGTCTGCACAGCTCCAAGCCAAT TTGAAAAGGGGCATAAAGAGGAAAGCAGACACCACAACCCCTACCGCATTGGCCGTAACCAGCAGTGAGTCTTCACCTTGCATCACCGAACCAAAGGTCCTGAAGTTGTTCTCTCGGCGGGGTAGCGGGCGACCCATCAAACCGCCCCGCAAAGACCTGCTGGAGTCCCCCCAACAGCACCAGGTGGGGCGGAGGTGCAAGCTGTCTGAGCGACTCAAATACTGCTGCGGCATCCTGAAGGAGATGTTGGCCAAGAAGCACGGGGCGTATGCCTGGCCCTTCTACAAGCCCGTGGACGCCCAGGCGCTTGGTCTTCATGACTATCACGAGATCATTCATCAGCCCATGGACCTGGGCACCATCAAA AAAAAGATGGATGCGCGGGAGTACACAGACGCTTTGCAGTTCGCCGCAGACATACGACTAATGTTCTCAAACTGTTACAAAtacaacccacccacacacgaGATTGTGACCATGGCCAGAAagctccag GATGTCTTCGAGTCCCGCTTTGCCAAGATTCCAGACGAACCCAGAGATCCGGGGCATGGACAGACCCCCGTGCCTCGAaaaatgaaggagagagaagacagCCCGTCCAGCTCGGAGACCTCCAGCATGGGGTCTTCTGTGTCGGAAAGCTCGTCCGACACggatgaagaggatgaggaggagagagcgACGCGCCTGGCTAATCTGGAGGAGCAG CTGATGGCAGTGCGTGCGCAGCTGCAGTTGCTCACCCAGACGCCCCTCCTGAAGCCCAAAAAGAAAGAGAAGTCgaagaaggagagaaggaaaaAAGACGAGCGGAAAGGTGGTGAAGCGAAGAAGCCTGTGCCGTCGAAGGTGCAGAAGAGAGCCCGCAGTAAGCTCTCAGG GCGGAATAAGGACAGCTGGGAGTACGGGTCTGAAGAGGAGGAGCCCGCCCTGCCCATGTGCTACGATGAGAAGCGCCGTCTCAGCTTGGACATCAACAAGCTTCCCGGAGACAAACTGGGCAAAGTGGTGAACATCATCAAGGCCAGAGAGCCACTACTCAGGGACACAGACCCCGAGGAGATCGAGATCGACTTTGAGGCACTGAAGCCCTCCACGCTGAGAGCTCTGGAGAGGTTTGTCGTGACCTGCCTCAGGAAGAAACCCAAGAAACCCGAGG AGAAAAAGCAACAGAAGGTCTCAAAAGTGGAGAAGATGAAGGAGCCAGTCAAACAGAACAGTGGTGAAGTGCCAAGCTCAACCAAGAGAACAAAGGCTAAGT GTGAAGCTCTGGCAGCAGACCCCATGCAGCTGGCTCGCCTCTCCCGCCTCAGtggcagcagcagcagctcctCGTCTGGCTCCGACAGCACTAGTACTGACTCTAGCTCCTCTGATAGCAGTGACTCTGACTCAG AGCACAAACCTAAGAAGAAGCCAAACAAAGCTGCCGGTCATGGctgcaaaatgcaaaacaag AGCTCCAAGCGGAACGGGCCTCCCCAGCCGAAGGGCTCCCAGTGTGGCATCTCCTCCAGGCGCTCACCCCCTGCTGCAGACTCCAGGGAGGTGTCTGCACACACGGAGGCGTGCAGAAGGCTGCCCGCtgaccacaccctctccccag GTTTCCCCGCTCTCCTGTCTCCGTTAATCTCTCCTGGACGACCTTCTGCAACATCAGAAGCACCTGGAACAAGACCACAGCTTGTCACAAAGTATGAG tCATGTCCAGGGCGGTCCTCTTCACAGGTCAGTCCAGAAGACCCCAGCCATGTGCTGCTGTCCTCGGCTCAGCTGCACACAGTGCCTG GGAGCAAACCTGCAGGAGGAGGCGATTTATGCAAGTTAAGCCAAGACGTCAAACTCAGCATGGCTAAAACG GACATCGTTCTGAAGAACGCAGACTCGTGGACGAGCCTGGGCAAGATGGCCGCTCTCGCACCCTCTGCTCTTCGCTCTTCAAAAGAGAGCTTCCAGCAGTTCCGCAAGGTTGCCATGGAGAAGGAGGAGCGGGAGAGGGCGCGTAAGCTCCAGATGGAGGCGGGCCAAGAGAGGGGCTCCTCGGATAAGAGCAG CCTGACGCAGCTGCATGCCAACACCAAGCCAGAGACCCTGGCCCCCCTGCTGGAGGTGGAGCACGCAGAACCTCCTGTGATGGCAGCCGTCGTAGACGTCCCGAAAGACCCAGAGCCTCAGCCCAGTCCCCCGCAGAACTCTGTGGACCACGCGAGGGAGGTGGCCCGCAAGAGGGAACAGGAGAGACGCAGACGGGAGGCC
- the brdt gene encoding bromodomain testis-specific protein isoform X2 — MSNTMVTLSGNPTPPEYRNPRKPGRLTNQLQYLEKVVVRTLWRHQFSWPFRQPVDAVQLNIPDYYTIIKKPMDLNTIKKRLENNYYWKSLECIEDFNTMFTNCYVYNRPGDDVVLMAQALEKLFLEKVAEMPQEECEIAVVTNKAPLKGRRRSSAGLVKMRPQSPVSEVVFQQTVTVIPPEALHTIPPLSAQLQANLKRGIKRKADTTTPTALAVTSSESSPCITEPKVLKLFSRRGSGRPIKPPRKDLLESPQQHQVGRRCKLSERLKYCCGILKEMLAKKHGAYAWPFYKPVDAQALGLHDYHEIIHQPMDLGTIKKKMDAREYTDALQFAADIRLMFSNCYKYNPPTHEIVTMARKLQDVFESRFAKIPDEPRDPGHGQTPVPRKMKEREDSPSSSETSSMGSSVSESSSDTDEEDEEERATRLANLEEQLMAVRAQLQLLTQTPLLKPKKKEKSKKERRKKDERKGGEAKKPVPSKVQKRARSKLSGRNKDSWEYGSEEEEPALPMCYDEKRRLSLDINKLPGDKLGKVVNIIKAREPLLRDTDPEEIEIDFEALKPSTLRALERFVVTCLRKKPKKPEEKKQQKVSKVEKMKEPVKQNSGEVPSSTKRTKAKCEALAADPMQLARLSRLSGSSSSSSSGSDSTSTDSSSSDSSDSDSEHKPKKKPNKAAGHGCKMQNKSSKRNGPPQPKGSQCGISSRRSPPAADSREVSAHTEACRRLPADHTLSPALHSQLPAQPSRPSAKAAPLIRKTWPALSNVASPPDHALPPPSHPPVLGPSSQHAPLTANPSPSPAQPGSSGDPSSARVSPVSATPDPALPLSEELLVGSSPSLGPAQLHSQEPLPSPHPPASPEKPVLKAREGFPALLSPLISPGRPSATSEAPGTRPQLVTKYESCPGRSSSQVSPEDPSHVLLSSAQLHTVPGSKPAGGGDLCKLSQDVKLSMAKTDIVLKNADSWTSLGKMAALAPSALRSSKESFQQFRKVAMEKEERERARKLQMEAGQERGSSDKSSLTQLHANTKPETLAPLLEVEHAEPPVMAAVVDVPKDPEPQPSPPQNSVDHAREVARKREQERRRREAMSGIIDMTMQSDIMATFEKNLD, encoded by the exons ATGTCAAACACAATGGTCACGTTGAGCGGCAACCCCACTCCCCCCGAGTACAGGAACCCCAGAAAGCCAGGGCGACTCACCAACCAGCTGCAGTACCTGGAGAAGGTGGTGGTCAGAACCCTCTGGAGGCATCAGTTCTCCTGGCCTTTCAGGCAGCCTGTGGATGCTGTTCAGCTCAACATACCT GATTATTATACAATCATTAAAAAGCCGATGGATTTGAACACCATCAAAAAACGTCTTGAGAATAATTATTATTGGAAGTCACTGGAATGCATTGAAGATTTCAACACAATGTTCACAAATTGCTATGTGTACAATCGG CCTGGGGACGACGTGGTTCTGATGGCTCAAGCGCTTGAGAAGCTTTTCCTGGAGAAGGTGGCGGAGATGccgcaggaggagtgtgagaTCGCTGTGGTCACCAACAAGGCACCTCTGAAAGGACGGAGGAGATCGTCAGCAG GACTGGTGAAAATGAGGCCACAGTCCCCTGTGTCTGAGGTAGTCTTTCAGCAAACTGTGACTGTCATTCCTCCCGAGGCCCTCCACACCATTCCTCCCCTGTCTGCACAGCTCCAAGCCAAT TTGAAAAGGGGCATAAAGAGGAAAGCAGACACCACAACCCCTACCGCATTGGCCGTAACCAGCAGTGAGTCTTCACCTTGCATCACCGAACCAAAGGTCCTGAAGTTGTTCTCTCGGCGGGGTAGCGGGCGACCCATCAAACCGCCCCGCAAAGACCTGCTGGAGTCCCCCCAACAGCACCAGGTGGGGCGGAGGTGCAAGCTGTCTGAGCGACTCAAATACTGCTGCGGCATCCTGAAGGAGATGTTGGCCAAGAAGCACGGGGCGTATGCCTGGCCCTTCTACAAGCCCGTGGACGCCCAGGCGCTTGGTCTTCATGACTATCACGAGATCATTCATCAGCCCATGGACCTGGGCACCATCAAA AAAAAGATGGATGCGCGGGAGTACACAGACGCTTTGCAGTTCGCCGCAGACATACGACTAATGTTCTCAAACTGTTACAAAtacaacccacccacacacgaGATTGTGACCATGGCCAGAAagctccag GATGTCTTCGAGTCCCGCTTTGCCAAGATTCCAGACGAACCCAGAGATCCGGGGCATGGACAGACCCCCGTGCCTCGAaaaatgaaggagagagaagacagCCCGTCCAGCTCGGAGACCTCCAGCATGGGGTCTTCTGTGTCGGAAAGCTCGTCCGACACggatgaagaggatgaggaggagagagcgACGCGCCTGGCTAATCTGGAGGAGCAG CTGATGGCAGTGCGTGCGCAGCTGCAGTTGCTCACCCAGACGCCCCTCCTGAAGCCCAAAAAGAAAGAGAAGTCgaagaaggagagaaggaaaaAAGACGAGCGGAAAGGTGGTGAAGCGAAGAAGCCTGTGCCGTCGAAGGTGCAGAAGAGAGCCCGCAGTAAGCTCTCAGG GCGGAATAAGGACAGCTGGGAGTACGGGTCTGAAGAGGAGGAGCCCGCCCTGCCCATGTGCTACGATGAGAAGCGCCGTCTCAGCTTGGACATCAACAAGCTTCCCGGAGACAAACTGGGCAAAGTGGTGAACATCATCAAGGCCAGAGAGCCACTACTCAGGGACACAGACCCCGAGGAGATCGAGATCGACTTTGAGGCACTGAAGCCCTCCACGCTGAGAGCTCTGGAGAGGTTTGTCGTGACCTGCCTCAGGAAGAAACCCAAGAAACCCGAGG AGAAAAAGCAACAGAAGGTCTCAAAAGTGGAGAAGATGAAGGAGCCAGTCAAACAGAACAGTGGTGAAGTGCCAAGCTCAACCAAGAGAACAAAGGCTAAGT GTGAAGCTCTGGCAGCAGACCCCATGCAGCTGGCTCGCCTCTCCCGCCTCAGtggcagcagcagcagctcctCGTCTGGCTCCGACAGCACTAGTACTGACTCTAGCTCCTCTGATAGCAGTGACTCTGACTCAG AGCACAAACCTAAGAAGAAGCCAAACAAAGCTGCCGGTCATGGctgcaaaatgcaaaacaag AGCTCCAAGCGGAACGGGCCTCCCCAGCCGAAGGGCTCCCAGTGTGGCATCTCCTCCAGGCGCTCACCCCCTGCTGCAGACTCCAGGGAGGTGTCTGCACACACGGAGGCGTGCAGAAGGCTGCCCGCtgaccacaccctctccccag CCCTACACAGCCAGCTCCCCGCCCAGCCCTCCAGACCCAGTGCCAAAGCAGCTCCTCTTATTCGCAAAACCTGGCCCGCCCTCTCTAATGTTGCATCACCACCAGACCACGCCCTGCcacctccctctcacccccccgtCCTCGGCCCCTCGTCACAACACGCCCCACTTACAGCCAACCCGTCCCCTTCACCCGCTCAGCCCGGGAGCTCAGGAGATCCGTCCTCCGCCCGTGTTTCTCCAGTCTCTGCCACCCCAGACcccgccctccctctctcagagGAGCTCCTGGTTGGCTCCTCCCCTTCCCTAGGCCCCGCCCAGCTCCACTCACAGGAGCCCTTGCCCAGCCCTCACCCTCCTGCTAGCCCAGAGAAGCCTGTGTTGAAGGCTCGGGAAG GTTTCCCCGCTCTCCTGTCTCCGTTAATCTCTCCTGGACGACCTTCTGCAACATCAGAAGCACCTGGAACAAGACCACAGCTTGTCACAAAGTATGAG tCATGTCCAGGGCGGTCCTCTTCACAGGTCAGTCCAGAAGACCCCAGCCATGTGCTGCTGTCCTCGGCTCAGCTGCACACAGTGCCTG GGAGCAAACCTGCAGGAGGAGGCGATTTATGCAAGTTAAGCCAAGACGTCAAACTCAGCATGGCTAAAACG GACATCGTTCTGAAGAACGCAGACTCGTGGACGAGCCTGGGCAAGATGGCCGCTCTCGCACCCTCTGCTCTTCGCTCTTCAAAAGAGAGCTTCCAGCAGTTCCGCAAGGTTGCCATGGAGAAGGAGGAGCGGGAGAGGGCGCGTAAGCTCCAGATGGAGGCGGGCCAAGAGAGGGGCTCCTCGGATAAGAGCAG CCTGACGCAGCTGCATGCCAACACCAAGCCAGAGACCCTGGCCCCCCTGCTGGAGGTGGAGCACGCAGAACCTCCTGTGATGGCAGCCGTCGTAGACGTCCCGAAAGACCCAGAGCCTCAGCCCAGTCCCCCGCAGAACTCTGTGGACCACGCGAGGGAGGTGGCCCGCAAGAGGGAACAGGAGAGACGCAGACGGGAGGCC